A window from Sebastes fasciatus isolate fSebFas1 chromosome 22, fSebFas1.pri, whole genome shotgun sequence encodes these proteins:
- the LOC141760835 gene encoding cerebellin-1, with translation MPCPSPPPPPYLAPCSVFFVGLLLLLQWGPSEVSCQNDTEPIVLEGKCLVVCDSTPSAEPSGNALGMSVRSGTGRVAFSAIRNTNHEPSEMSNRTMTIYFDQILVNVGSHFDPARSIFVAPRKGVYSFSFHVVKVYNRQTIQVSLVLNGWPVISAFAGDQDVTREAATNAGLVMMERGDKAYLKLERGNLMGGWKYSTFSGFLVFPL, from the exons ATGCCCTGTCCATCTCCACCCCCTCCGCCCTACCTTGCTCCCTGCTCAGTCTTTTTTGTTGGACTGCTGCTTCTGCTCCAGTGGGGGCCCTCAGAGGTCAGTTGCCAGAATGACACAGAGCCAATCGTGTTGGAGGGAAAGTGTCTGGTGGTGTGCGACTCCACTCCCTCTGCGGAGCCATCGGGTAACGCTCTGGGCATGTCGGTGAGGTCAGGAACTGGTCGGGTGGCGTTTTCAGCCATCCGAAACACCAACCACGAACCCTCGGAGATGAGCAACCGCACCATGACCATCTACTTTGACCAG ATCCTAGTAAACGTTGGCAGCCATTTCGATCCAGCGAGGAGTATCTTTGTGGCCCCTAGAAAAGGAGTCTACAGTTTCAGCTTTCATGTTGTCAAAGTTTACAACCGGCAGACAATACAG GTGAGTTTGGTTCTCAACGGCTGGCCGGTGATTTCAGCCTTCGCAGGTGATCAAGATGTGACCAGGGAAGCGGCCACCAATGCCGGGCTGGTGATGATGGAGAGAGGGGACAAGGCTTACCTCAAACTGGAGAGGGGGAACCTGATGGGAGGGTGGAAGTACTCCACTTTCTCCGGCTTTCTGGTGTTCCCCTTGTAG
- the LOC141760532 gene encoding E3 ubiquitin-protein ligase TRIM39-like — protein sequence MRTIETLKMTAQTVTNMTLAVPFEEQFQCCICLDIYTDPATTECGHNFCLDCIEGYWDTKSKYDCPLCKETFRKRPKLRVNYGYAKIMEIYRRSQGKDVDDVSPPGSRKNSLADEVPCDICHGDKSPSVKSCHTCQASYCELHIEQHLNDPALLRHKLTDPATFIASRLCRKHKKPLTMFCKTDQKLVCVKCTEKDHKNHKIIPIEKESKRVKACLRETKASIKQMIYARLTKQEEIKQSVNLSKIISDREIQSSAQVCRMLITAIEVHQAEVVEELEERQQEAERRALEMFEELEQEIHKLQTRASDLRDLEHTQNSVHFLQSFKSRSRLPQTRDWSEVVIHSENCMGTVSRAVSKLVDVCQDVAHKLSAEEADKLNQYEVDVTLDPETASGWLVLSPDKKKVTVSSQKNNAPLPDNPQRFNACVCVLGKQSFTSGRCYWEVQVGDKTDWDLGVARESINTKGAITVRPDSGYWAICRRNCANLSACAGPSVSLHLQETPQKVGVFLDYEEGLVSFYNAEAKTHIYTYTGCDFIGPLRPYFNPGVQGDGKNTAPLIICPLEERVWEGRDMTIESVL from the exons ATGAGGACGATCGAGACGCTCAAAATGACAGCCCAAACAG tcACAAACATGACCCTTGCCGTGCCGTTTGAGGAGCAGTTCCAGTGCTGCATTTGCCTCGACATCTACACCGATCCCGCCACCACCGAATGTGGTCATAATTTTTGTCTGGACTGCATCGAAGGCTACTGGGATACAAAGAGCAAATATGACTGTCCGCTCTGCAAAGAGACATTCAGAAAGCGTCCAAAACTCAGGGTCAACTATGGATATGCTAAAATCATGGAAATCTATCGAAG GTCTCAAGGGAAGGATGTGGATGATGTGTCGCCACCGGGAAGCAGGAAAAATTCCCTGGCTGATGAAGTTCCCTGTGACATCTGCCACGGAGACAAGTCACCATCGGTCAAGTCGTGCCACACGTGCCAAGCGTCTTATTGTGAGCTTCACATTGAACAACACCTGAATGATCCAGCACTGCTGAGACACAAGCTGACGGATCCGGCCACCTTCATTGCCAGTCGCCTCTGCAGAAAACACAAGAAGCCACTGACAATGTTCTGCAAGACAGACCAGAAGCTTGTTTGTGTTAAATGCACAGAGAAGGACCACAAAAACCACAAGATCATACCCATAGAGAAGGAAAGCAAGAGGGTCAAG GCTTGTTTGAGGGAGACGAAGGCCAGCATTAAACAAATGATCTATGCCAGACTGACAAAACAGGAGGAGATAAAACAGTCAGTGAATCTAAGCAAA ATAATCTCAGATAGGGAGATACAAAGCAGCGCTCAGGTCTGCCGCATGCTGATAACCGCCATCGAGGTACACCAGGCcgaggtggtggaggagctgGAAGAGAGACAGCAAGAAGCCGAGAGGAGAGCCCTGGAGATGTTTGAGGAGCTGGAGCAGGAAATCCACAAGCTGCAGACGAGGGCCAGCGATCTGCGGGATCTGGAGCACACTCAGAACTCTGTTCACTTCCTACAG AGTTTCAAGTCTCGAAGTCGACTCCCACAAACTAGGGATTGGTCTGAGGTCGTGATCCACTCAGAGAACTGCATGGGTACGGTATCGAGAGCCGTCTCCAAGCTTGTGGACGTCTGCCAGGATGTGGCGCACAAACTGTCTGCAGAAG AAGCCGACAAGTTGAATCAATATGAAG TCGATGTTACTCTGGATCCTGAGACGGCTTCCGGCTGGCTGGTCCTGTCTCCAGACAAAAAGAAG GTGACTGTCAGCAGCCAGAAGAATAATGCCCCACTGCCAGACAATCCTCAGAGGTTCAACGCCTGTGTCTGCGTTTTGGGAAAACAAAGCTTCACATCTGGAAGATGCTATTGGGAGGTCCAG gTTGGAGATAAAACAGACTGGGATCTGGGCGTGGCCAGAGAGTCCATCAACACGAAGGGAGCCATCACAGTGCGTCCTGACAGCGGCTACTGGGCGATATGCCGGCGGAATTGTGCCAATCTCAGTGCATGCGCTGGTCCCTccgtctccctccacctccaggAAACACCCCAGAAAGTGGGCGTGTTCCTGGACTACGAGGAAGGATTGGTGTCCTTCTACAACGCAGAAGCAAAGACCCACATTTACACTTACACCGGGTGTGACTTTATTGGACCCCTACGCCCGTACTTTAACCCCGGTGTTCAAGGTGATGGGAAGAACACCGCCCCATTGATTATCTGTCCTCTTGAGGAAAGAGTCTGGGAAGGACGGGACATGACCATTGAGTCAGTCTTGTGA